One region of Prosthecobacter fusiformis genomic DNA includes:
- a CDS encoding aconitate hydratase, protein MNTPSTFTTGTGTTGKFYSLPELEKQGVGKISKLPVSIRIVLESLLRNLDGKKVTEKDVTNLANWNAKNPGDYEIPFTVARIVLQDFTGVPLLVDLAAMRSAVAKMGKNTKMIEPLVPVDLVVDHSVQVDFAGTQAALNQNLELEFERNRERYEFLKWGEQAFDTFKVVPPGIGIVHQVNLEYLAKGVLEKDGVFYPDTLVGTDSHTTMINGLGVVAWGVGGIEAEAGMLGQPVTFLVPEVVGVYLTGSLREGVTATDLALHCTQMLRKHGVVGKFVEFYGPGAEILPLPDRATIANMAPEYGATMGFFPIDEECVNYLRGTGRTEELCATFKNYYTAQGMFGIPQKGEVEYTSDLSLDLADIQPSVAGPKRPQDRITVDALKGTWNEILTKATPGGYGKLPEVSTAGAPDVPDTLDSIPDGSGVARAFGAQEGVITESSDKPAYPLWEVTVDSKGGEKDVISHGSVLIAAITSCTNTSNPSVMLAAGLLAKKANAKGLTVKPAVKTSLGPGSRVVTDYLNKTDLQVELDKLGFQTVGYGCTTCIGNSGPLDAGIEDVVKAEDIVAASVLSGNRNFEARVHQSIKANFLMSPPLVVAYAIAGTVDIDLSKDEIVPGTGIYLKDIWPSLQEIQDALKAALSPEVFRALYTDFASQNPKWNEIPGSTGLVYDWNETSTYIQHPPFFEDFSMDPSDIVEIVGARPLGIFGDSVTTDHISPAGAIKKTSPAGRFLGENGVAQSDFNSYGSRRGNDRIMTRGTFANVRIKNLMLGGKEGGDTLLQPTGTEMSIYDAATAYQAAGTPTIIIGGEDYGMGSSRDWAAKGTRLLGVKAVITKSFERIHRSNLVGMGVLPCNFKDKADYDKVKDLADATFSILGISNDTKPQAEATLRVTQADGSSFDLPLVVRIDTPVEIDYYRAGGILPYVLAQILRANA, encoded by the coding sequence ATGAATACCCCCAGCACTTTCACCACAGGAACCGGCACTACTGGCAAGTTTTACTCTCTGCCAGAACTCGAAAAACAGGGCGTTGGCAAGATCTCCAAATTGCCTGTGTCCATCCGCATTGTGCTGGAATCCTTGCTACGCAATCTCGATGGCAAGAAGGTGACTGAAAAGGATGTGACGAATCTGGCGAACTGGAATGCGAAGAACCCGGGGGACTATGAGATCCCGTTCACAGTCGCACGCATTGTTTTGCAGGACTTCACCGGCGTGCCCCTCCTGGTGGATTTGGCGGCGATGCGTAGTGCGGTGGCCAAGATGGGCAAGAACACGAAGATGATCGAGCCGCTGGTGCCTGTGGATCTGGTGGTGGACCACAGTGTGCAAGTGGACTTTGCCGGCACACAGGCGGCACTGAACCAGAACCTGGAGCTGGAATTTGAGCGTAACCGGGAGCGGTATGAGTTCCTGAAATGGGGTGAGCAGGCCTTTGATACTTTCAAGGTGGTGCCTCCCGGCATCGGTATCGTGCACCAGGTGAACCTGGAATACCTGGCCAAGGGAGTTTTGGAAAAAGACGGTGTGTTTTATCCAGACACGCTGGTGGGAACTGACAGCCATACGACCATGATCAACGGTCTGGGCGTGGTGGCCTGGGGCGTGGGCGGCATTGAGGCAGAGGCAGGGATGCTAGGCCAGCCGGTGACCTTCCTGGTGCCTGAGGTGGTGGGTGTTTATCTGACCGGAAGCCTGCGCGAAGGGGTGACAGCGACAGATTTGGCCCTGCATTGCACACAGATGCTGCGCAAGCACGGTGTGGTGGGCAAGTTTGTGGAATTTTACGGCCCAGGCGCTGAGATCCTGCCGCTGCCGGACCGTGCGACAATCGCCAACATGGCTCCCGAATACGGTGCAACAATGGGCTTCTTCCCAATCGATGAGGAATGCGTGAACTACCTGCGCGGCACAGGCCGCACTGAAGAACTGTGCGCAACGTTTAAAAACTACTACACGGCACAGGGGATGTTCGGCATTCCGCAAAAGGGTGAAGTGGAATATACCAGCGATCTGTCTCTGGACTTGGCAGACATCCAGCCAAGTGTGGCGGGGCCAAAGCGTCCGCAGGACCGGATTACCGTGGATGCGCTGAAGGGCACGTGGAATGAGATTTTGACGAAGGCGACTCCTGGCGGTTATGGCAAGTTGCCTGAGGTATCCACCGCAGGAGCACCGGATGTGCCAGATACGCTGGATTCCATCCCGGATGGCAGTGGTGTGGCGCGTGCCTTTGGTGCGCAGGAAGGCGTGATCACGGAGAGCAGTGACAAGCCTGCCTACCCTCTCTGGGAAGTGACAGTGGACAGCAAAGGTGGTGAAAAGGATGTGATCAGCCACGGCAGTGTGCTCATCGCTGCGATTACTAGTTGCACGAATACAAGCAACCCAAGCGTGATGCTGGCCGCTGGTTTATTGGCCAAAAAGGCGAACGCCAAGGGCCTGACCGTGAAGCCTGCGGTGAAAACCAGCCTGGGCCCAGGCAGCCGAGTGGTGACCGATTACCTTAACAAGACCGATCTCCAGGTGGAACTGGACAAGCTCGGCTTCCAGACTGTGGGTTACGGCTGCACGACTTGCATCGGCAATTCCGGCCCGCTGGATGCTGGCATTGAAGACGTGGTGAAGGCGGAAGACATCGTTGCAGCCAGCGTGCTGTCCGGCAACCGTAACTTCGAAGCCCGCGTGCATCAGAGCATCAAGGCGAACTTCCTGATGAGCCCACCGCTGGTAGTGGCTTATGCCATCGCAGGCACCGTGGACATTGACCTGAGCAAGGATGAAATCGTTCCTGGAACCGGGATCTACCTCAAGGACATCTGGCCATCCCTCCAGGAAATTCAGGATGCCCTCAAGGCTGCCCTTTCTCCGGAAGTCTTCCGCGCTCTTTACACGGACTTTGCCAGCCAAAATCCGAAGTGGAATGAGATCCCCGGCTCCACGGGTCTGGTCTATGACTGGAACGAGACGAGCACCTACATCCAGCATCCGCCTTTCTTCGAAGACTTCAGCATGGACCCAAGTGATATCGTCGAGATCGTCGGCGCACGTCCTCTGGGAATTTTTGGCGACAGTGTGACAACGGACCACATCAGCCCGGCCGGCGCGATCAAGAAGACCAGCCCTGCGGGCCGGTTCCTCGGTGAAAACGGCGTGGCTCAAAGTGACTTCAACAGTTATGGCAGCCGCCGTGGCAATGACCGCATCATGACCCGCGGCACCTTCGCCAACGTCCGCATCAAGAACCTGATGCTGGGCGGAAAAGAAGGTGGCGACACCCTCCTGCAGCCTACCGGCACGGAGATGAGCATCTACGACGCTGCCACCGCCTACCAGGCTGCTGGCACGCCAACGATCATCATCGGTGGTGAAGACTACGGGATGGGCAGCAGCCGTGACTGGGCCGCCAAAGGCACCCGCCTGCTGGGTGTGAAGGCAGTGATCACAAAATCCTTCGAGCGTATTCACCGCAGCAATCTGGTGGGCATGGGCGTGCTGCCTTGTAACTTCAAGGACAAGGCAGATTACGACAAGGTGAAAGATCTGGCCGATGCGACCTTCAGCATCCTGGGCATCTCCAACGACACGAAGCCGCAGGCCGAAGCGACTCTGCGCGTGACACAGGCAGATGGCAGCAGCTTTGATCTGCCGCTGGTGGTACGTATCGACACACCAGTGGAAATCGATTACTACCGCGCCGGCGGTATCCTGCCGTATGTGCTTGCGCAGATTCTGCGTGCTAACGCATAA
- a CDS encoding protein kinase domain-containing protein, protein MLLNTLRWQGFGDYEVIEEIDRGGMGVVYRARQRSLEREVALKMILAGELAGKKALRMFQTEAQAAANLHHPNIVPVYEIGEHEMQNYFTMRYIPGGLTVADWAASHRGDSREIAAVVAKISRAVAHAHERGVLHCDLKPSNVLWDPRGEPMVTDFGLAKLLDRSDPAVTYTAAIAGSPSYMAPEQFDGKAGSITTATDIYGIGSLLYEMLSGRPPFDGGSPLEILRKVSQESPRALLSLPKDLEVICMKCLEKRPEDRYSSAAALADDLEHFVRGEPVSAVPLTWTQGVWRWALRKPRSAALLTLCAISILFGMTGIIMQWMATQRANRVQAEALERVRWQEIERWQEDGNVSQALSYLANLVRQRPSHWQAAMYAMSIVNQTSIAVPAGPNIIPPANSTASARLSSDGRWIFTAGSDACVRLWETSSGKEARHIQMQSLVTELATGSLVPLALATQNGEIAVLPKLDGELFTLSRTVSLPAKKLSFSANGRLLVAMTESKLEVWSVKSLSAAPQSLDLEEDMKGMMISADGLHVLGWGKTKACIWDTAAFEKRLNIRANEVFYNAALSADGQKLAIIDGFHHVRIWSISQGVEENIVESPLSSFNQVCLSGDGSRLTMAGNGNDLWFYDTKSGLPVNVATRHHYNVRNLVTDSQGKYVYSYGNDDSMCVADAVTGDSVIGSVQIGHVQDEADIHPSNDGRIILAHSRVKMPFHETISVWQGTNRMHPIRHRVAGERDFHFSRLSPDGRLGCLGLYPGDRCYVYELSSGHVLLDKKTNGNVYVTLFSPDMTKCYAMTANGWIHGWSMATGEELWPPNNQPGKIRPAVITSDGTRIIVGHNDGHIRIYNTETGQVMQVLDHPGEIKTLRLAPGGGEVLLSGSTNKLAHTWDLRTGKKLQTFEGHSHTIIASGWSPGGRYVATASYDRTARIWDVITGKSVGSPMKHQAWLSHLEFSPDGRTVATACRDGTARLWEAKTGKPASQWMEQGSTCETVRFTNDGAALLIRDHGGFRFWDTERAEPITIHYKEPVSGGLGMDSESHRSIMREDGSQVFLASSMNYGALWEVPQPRASAPSWFPDFIEALAGLNFGNPEEANHVRARWLPLKTKLLESTDPGVFSVWARKTLSINPE, encoded by the coding sequence ATGTTGCTTAATACTCTCCGCTGGCAGGGATTTGGCGACTATGAGGTCATTGAGGAAATCGACCGGGGTGGAATGGGCGTGGTGTATCGTGCTCGGCAGCGAAGCCTGGAACGCGAAGTCGCGCTCAAGATGATCCTAGCCGGTGAGCTTGCAGGAAAGAAGGCACTCCGCATGTTTCAGACGGAAGCCCAGGCGGCAGCGAACCTGCATCATCCAAACATCGTCCCCGTGTATGAGATCGGTGAGCATGAAATGCAAAACTACTTTACCATGCGGTACATCCCAGGGGGCCTCACGGTGGCAGACTGGGCCGCTTCTCACCGCGGAGATTCGCGTGAAATTGCAGCCGTGGTGGCTAAGATCTCCCGCGCAGTGGCACACGCGCATGAGCGTGGAGTGCTCCATTGTGATCTCAAGCCATCGAATGTTTTATGGGATCCGAGGGGAGAACCCATGGTCACGGACTTTGGTCTCGCCAAGTTGTTGGATAGATCGGATCCTGCGGTGACTTACACGGCTGCGATTGCGGGCAGCCCGAGCTATATGGCTCCAGAACAGTTTGATGGGAAGGCCGGCAGCATCACCACCGCCACCGATATTTATGGGATCGGCTCCCTCCTTTATGAGATGCTTTCAGGGAGGCCTCCCTTCGATGGTGGATCGCCTTTAGAGATCTTACGAAAGGTTTCCCAGGAATCACCCCGAGCGCTTTTGTCCCTTCCCAAGGATCTTGAGGTCATCTGTATGAAGTGCCTGGAGAAGAGGCCTGAAGATCGATACTCCAGTGCGGCAGCATTAGCGGATGATCTTGAGCACTTCGTTCGCGGTGAGCCCGTTTCCGCCGTGCCTTTGACCTGGACTCAGGGCGTGTGGCGCTGGGCCTTGAGGAAGCCGCGTTCTGCAGCTTTATTGACTTTATGTGCCATTTCTATTTTGTTTGGCATGACGGGAATCATCATGCAGTGGATGGCGACTCAGCGTGCAAATCGTGTTCAAGCCGAAGCTCTCGAACGTGTCCGCTGGCAAGAGATTGAGCGTTGGCAGGAAGACGGGAACGTGTCTCAGGCGCTTTCTTATCTTGCTAACTTGGTGCGGCAAAGGCCCAGTCATTGGCAAGCCGCCATGTATGCCATGTCGATAGTGAATCAAACTTCCATTGCCGTCCCGGCCGGGCCAAACATCATCCCTCCAGCAAACTCCACGGCATCCGCTCGGTTGTCTTCCGATGGTCGGTGGATCTTCACGGCTGGCAGTGATGCCTGTGTGCGGCTATGGGAAACCAGCAGCGGAAAGGAAGCGCGCCACATTCAGATGCAGAGTTTGGTCACAGAGCTTGCGACAGGAAGTTTGGTGCCACTGGCACTAGCGACGCAGAATGGCGAAATTGCCGTTTTACCGAAGCTCGACGGAGAACTTTTTACTTTGTCGCGCACAGTATCCCTGCCTGCGAAGAAACTGAGCTTCTCTGCCAATGGACGTCTGTTGGTTGCCATGACGGAATCAAAGCTTGAGGTCTGGTCTGTGAAATCGTTATCAGCCGCCCCTCAAAGCCTGGATCTGGAAGAGGATATGAAGGGAATGATGATCTCAGCAGATGGATTGCACGTGTTAGGTTGGGGAAAAACTAAGGCTTGTATCTGGGATACGGCGGCTTTTGAAAAGCGATTGAACATTCGTGCCAACGAGGTTTTTTATAATGCCGCCCTATCGGCAGATGGTCAGAAGCTTGCCATCATCGATGGTTTTCACCATGTGAGAATTTGGAGCATTTCCCAAGGGGTTGAAGAAAACATCGTGGAGAGTCCTCTCTCCTCATTCAATCAGGTGTGTCTTAGCGGCGATGGCAGTCGTTTAACGATGGCAGGTAACGGGAATGATCTCTGGTTTTATGATACGAAATCTGGCTTGCCTGTGAATGTCGCCACAAGGCACCATTACAATGTCCGTAACTTGGTGACAGATAGCCAGGGGAAGTATGTTTACAGCTATGGAAATGATGACTCGATGTGTGTGGCTGATGCTGTTACTGGGGATTCCGTGATCGGCTCAGTCCAAATCGGACACGTTCAGGACGAAGCTGATATTCATCCATCAAACGATGGGCGCATCATTCTAGCCCATAGTCGGGTGAAGATGCCTTTCCATGAAACCATCAGCGTTTGGCAGGGGACTAACCGGATGCATCCGATCCGTCATCGGGTCGCCGGGGAGCGCGATTTTCATTTCAGTCGTTTGAGCCCTGATGGTCGTCTCGGTTGTTTAGGGCTGTATCCGGGAGATCGGTGCTATGTCTATGAACTCAGCAGTGGGCATGTTTTGTTGGATAAGAAGACCAATGGGAATGTGTATGTCACCCTTTTTTCCCCGGACATGACCAAGTGCTATGCTATGACGGCGAATGGCTGGATCCACGGTTGGTCGATGGCTACTGGAGAAGAGCTGTGGCCGCCTAACAATCAGCCTGGCAAGATACGTCCTGCCGTGATCACCAGTGATGGCACTCGAATTATTGTTGGACACAATGATGGCCACATACGCATTTACAATACAGAGACAGGGCAGGTCATGCAGGTATTGGATCATCCTGGCGAAATTAAAACGCTGCGATTAGCTCCCGGCGGCGGAGAGGTTTTACTTTCGGGATCTACAAATAAATTGGCTCATACCTGGGACCTGCGCACAGGCAAAAAGCTGCAAACTTTTGAAGGACATAGCCACACGATCATTGCCTCAGGTTGGAGTCCAGGGGGGCGATATGTCGCGACAGCATCCTATGACCGCACAGCTCGCATTTGGGATGTGATCACCGGGAAGTCTGTCGGATCACCCATGAAACATCAGGCTTGGCTTTCTCATTTGGAGTTCAGCCCCGATGGGCGTACCGTTGCCACCGCTTGCCGGGATGGCACTGCACGTTTGTGGGAGGCCAAAACAGGTAAACCGGCCTCCCAATGGATGGAACAAGGCTCTACTTGTGAAACAGTCCGCTTTACCAACGATGGTGCCGCGCTCCTTATCCGTGATCACGGAGGCTTTCGATTTTGGGATACCGAACGCGCAGAACCAATCACCATCCATTACAAGGAGCCTGTTTCTGGCGGCCTTGGCATGGATAGCGAAAGCCATCGTTCCATCATGAGGGAGGATGGTTCTCAGGTCTTTCTTGCCAGCAGTATGAACTATGGTGCGTTATGGGAAGTCCCTCAGCCAAGGGCGAGCGCACCATCGTGGTTTCCAGATTTTATTGAAGCGCTAGCGGGTCTGAATTTTGGAAATCCTGAAGAAGCCAACCATGTGCGAGCTAGATGGTTGCCACTGAAAACGAAGCTCCTTGAGAGTACCGATCCAGGGGTGTTTAGCGTCTGGGCACGGAAAACGCTCTCGATTAATCCTGAATGA
- a CDS encoding fused MFS/spermidine synthase, protein MPKAPSPASPIPAQGSAHLLPIRLFLGAACFLSGASMMVIEISAARLLSPLFGNSVYTWTALIGVILIAFSVGGYWGGRLADKRAGLDVLGWLLAGVAILTFFIPALSTWFGPSFAKGGLIDGPVMFSLFLLAVPGALLGAISPAAVRLYSLTSSDSHIGGAAGTISMLGSLGSFVGTFLSGFFLLGNFGVRSIFVGTAVLLLALAVLAFILSGKRLAQSSKVIAFGLGAGLIGALTSATPAEGVIYEHESFYHRIQVIEEGVSPNRRRFLKLDSTYEGGMNADTGALVMDYQHYWRLAMLQERPIQSALFIGAGAFGMPEEVSRTFPDATVDVAELDPEVIKTGRQFFKLDEHPKVHAHAGDARHYLRTSGGQKWDLIFGDAYNGKEAIPAHLASKEFFQLVSDHLTPEGVYTMNVISAVQGDKSELLAGMLATLREVFPHLEVFAVGSARNIPQNVIILASHHDLSKLIADQGFLANTWQARLLRTHIPRHLLPVEGQVFTDNFNPVDAIIARGLMR, encoded by the coding sequence ATGCCCAAAGCACCCTCACCTGCCAGCCCTATTCCCGCCCAGGGATCTGCCCACCTGCTGCCGATACGGCTCTTCCTGGGTGCAGCCTGCTTCCTTTCCGGGGCTTCCATGATGGTCATTGAAATCAGTGCGGCACGCCTGCTTTCGCCGCTCTTTGGCAATAGTGTTTATACCTGGACTGCGCTCATCGGCGTCATCCTTATCGCCTTCAGCGTCGGTGGCTACTGGGGCGGAAGGCTGGCGGATAAACGTGCGGGGTTGGACGTCCTCGGCTGGCTGCTGGCAGGCGTGGCCATCCTGACCTTCTTTATACCTGCGCTCAGCACTTGGTTTGGCCCATCCTTTGCAAAAGGGGGTCTCATTGATGGTCCCGTCATGTTTTCACTATTTCTCCTGGCCGTGCCTGGTGCTCTCCTGGGGGCGATCTCTCCTGCTGCGGTTCGTCTGTATAGTCTCACGTCCAGCGATAGCCACATCGGCGGAGCGGCAGGCACTATCAGCATGCTCGGATCTTTAGGCAGTTTCGTGGGCACCTTCCTCTCGGGCTTTTTTCTCCTCGGCAACTTCGGCGTCCGCAGCATCTTCGTCGGCACCGCAGTGCTACTGCTGGCGCTGGCTGTCCTGGCGTTCATCCTCAGTGGCAAAAGATTGGCTCAATCGTCCAAAGTGATCGCCTTCGGCTTGGGTGCAGGTCTTATTGGAGCACTGACCTCCGCCACTCCTGCGGAAGGCGTGATCTACGAACATGAATCGTTTTACCACCGCATCCAGGTTATTGAAGAAGGTGTAAGCCCAAATCGGCGCCGATTCCTCAAATTAGACTCCACCTACGAAGGCGGGATGAATGCGGATACAGGAGCACTCGTCATGGACTATCAGCACTACTGGCGGCTGGCCATGCTACAGGAGCGGCCTATCCAAAGTGCGCTCTTCATCGGCGCCGGGGCCTTTGGCATGCCTGAAGAAGTTTCCCGCACCTTCCCAGATGCAACGGTGGACGTGGCGGAACTAGACCCCGAGGTGATCAAAACCGGGCGGCAGTTTTTCAAACTGGATGAACACCCGAAGGTCCACGCTCATGCAGGCGATGCGCGCCATTACCTGCGCACCAGCGGGGGGCAAAAATGGGACCTCATCTTTGGTGATGCTTATAATGGCAAAGAAGCCATCCCTGCCCACCTAGCTTCCAAGGAGTTCTTCCAGCTCGTATCGGATCATCTCACTCCCGAAGGTGTTTATACCATGAATGTCATTTCTGCCGTGCAGGGGGATAAGTCTGAACTGCTGGCAGGCATGCTGGCTACCCTGCGAGAAGTCTTCCCTCATTTGGAAGTTTTTGCAGTCGGCAGTGCCCGCAACATTCCCCAAAACGTCATCATCCTGGCCTCTCATCACGACCTTTCCAAGCTCATCGCGGACCAAGGTTTCCTTGCGAATACCTGGCAGGCACGGCTCCTCCGCACCCATATCCCCCGCCATCTCCTGCCCGTAGAAGGCCAAGTTTTCACCGATAACTTCAACCCCGTGGATGCCATCATCGCACGTGGTCTCATGCGGTAA
- a CDS encoding nuclear transport factor 2 family protein has product MLLLSCSQASPADEDAISSFLNRYFSTWSAKDMTGYSGCFHPKARISFVGASGQMDSQGLTEFIHGQTLGHERSPVPMTEVPTDMKITGDERVAQAAVRWKLTKGRETVTGTDYFTLVKTGEGWKIASLVFYND; this is encoded by the coding sequence ATGCTCCTGCTCTCCTGCAGCCAGGCATCGCCTGCTGACGAGGATGCCATCAGCAGCTTTCTGAACCGCTATTTTTCCACTTGGTCAGCCAAGGACATGACGGGCTACAGCGGCTGTTTTCACCCAAAGGCGCGCATTAGTTTTGTGGGAGCAAGCGGACAAATGGATAGCCAGGGCCTGACGGAATTTATCCATGGCCAAACCTTGGGCCATGAACGCTCCCCCGTCCCGATGACCGAAGTGCCGACGGATATGAAGATCACCGGGGATGAGCGCGTGGCGCAGGCAGCAGTGAGATGGAAGCTCACCAAAGGCCGCGAAACTGTAACCGGCACCGATTATTTCACGTTGGTGAAAACAGGTGAAGGATGGAAGATCGCCAGCCTGGTTTTTTACAACGATTGA
- a CDS encoding ParB/RepB/Spo0J family partition protein: MAKPALGKGLGALISAQPAGSGLPRPPALAQPAPGDVVNRVGLEQIVPSPLQPRKEFVQEQLAELMGSIKEHGIIQPLIVRRVNGKLELIAGERRFRASRELGLKEVPVIVREASDKDVLEMALIENLQREDLNPIEEARAYERLAKDFSMRQEDIAQRVGKNRATVANTMRLLDLASPVQHLLSTGKLSTGHAKVLLTLKDAEHQERAADEIVKKGLTVRAAEKLASGILNPPAPKPVLADNEVNSAIESVEQRLMHHLTTNISVKHSEKKGHIEIDYYGVEDLNRLLALMGVPEEQM, translated from the coding sequence ATGGCAAAACCAGCACTCGGAAAAGGTCTCGGCGCATTGATCTCGGCACAACCGGCCGGATCAGGGCTGCCGCGCCCACCTGCCCTGGCCCAACCGGCCCCCGGGGATGTGGTGAACCGTGTCGGTCTGGAGCAGATCGTACCCAGCCCGCTCCAGCCACGTAAGGAGTTCGTCCAGGAGCAACTGGCCGAACTGATGGGTTCCATCAAGGAGCACGGCATTATTCAGCCACTCATCGTCCGCCGCGTAAATGGTAAGTTGGAACTCATCGCAGGTGAGCGCCGCTTCCGGGCCTCCCGTGAACTCGGCCTCAAGGAGGTGCCTGTCATTGTTCGCGAGGCGTCAGACAAGGACGTCCTGGAAATGGCCCTCATCGAAAACCTTCAGCGTGAGGATCTTAATCCTATCGAAGAAGCCCGAGCTTACGAGCGGCTGGCGAAGGATTTTTCCATGCGGCAGGAAGACATCGCCCAGCGCGTGGGTAAAAACCGTGCCACCGTGGCCAATACGATGCGACTTCTGGACCTCGCCTCCCCGGTCCAGCATCTTCTTTCAACAGGAAAGCTCAGCACGGGACACGCCAAGGTGCTGCTTACCCTCAAGGATGCGGAGCATCAGGAACGGGCAGCGGATGAGATCGTCAAAAAAGGCCTAACCGTCCGTGCGGCAGAAAAACTCGCGAGCGGCATTCTGAATCCCCCAGCCCCAAAACCGGTGCTGGCGGACAATGAGGTGAACAGCGCCATTGAATCGGTAGAACAGCGCCTCATGCATCACCTGACCACGAATATCTCCGTCAAGCATTCGGAGAAAAAAGGCCACATCGAGATCGATTATTACGGGGTCGAAGACCTGAACCGCCTGTTGGCACTCATGGGCGTGCCAGAGGAGCAGATGTAA
- a CDS encoding YifB family Mg chelatase-like AAA ATPase: MVARTYSATLLGVNAIEVEIESYDSGGTQKMFIVGLPDASVKESRERVTAAISSCGFAMNDGVTTVNLAPADLKKEGPGFDLPIAISLIAHRVKIPIAILAETAMIGELALNGELRPVRGLLAVALEARAKGRKRLLVPKRAAIEASVVAGIDIIGVNHLREVVEYLKGDIELAPEPCRATEFFAAAAHYDIDFADVKGQTDAKHAIEVAVAGGHNILMVGPPGTGKSMIAKRVGTIMPSMTEEEAIETTKIHSVGGLLNEHQAFVATRPFRSPHHTISDAGLLGGGTNPGPGEVSLSHNGVLFLDELPEFRRSTLEVMRQPLEDGKVTISRAVGTVTFPSSFMLVAAMNPCQCGFYGDARRSCRCSSVMVQKYRQRISGPLLDRIDLHVEVPLVDFKALTKAEPGESSANIRIRVEQARAIQAARFKGLKGIHTNSGMNSRLIKKHCELDTEGSAFLEHNMSEMHFSARAHDRILKVARTLADLKGLEQIDSDSVLEAVNYRTLDRNLWT; this comes from the coding sequence ATGGTTGCCCGCACCTACTCAGCTACCCTCCTTGGCGTCAATGCCATTGAGGTCGAGATCGAATCCTATGACAGTGGAGGCACGCAGAAGATGTTCATCGTGGGGTTGCCGGATGCCTCAGTGAAGGAAAGCCGGGAGCGGGTGACGGCAGCGATTTCTTCCTGCGGGTTTGCGATGAATGACGGGGTGACGACCGTTAATCTGGCACCGGCGGATTTGAAGAAGGAGGGGCCGGGATTTGACCTGCCTATCGCCATCTCCCTCATTGCGCACCGGGTGAAAATTCCCATCGCCATCCTGGCGGAGACGGCGATGATCGGGGAGTTGGCACTCAACGGAGAGCTACGGCCTGTGCGCGGGCTGCTGGCGGTAGCATTGGAGGCACGGGCCAAAGGGCGCAAAAGGCTGCTGGTGCCGAAGCGGGCTGCCATCGAAGCCAGCGTGGTAGCAGGCATTGACATCATCGGCGTGAACCATCTGCGCGAGGTGGTGGAGTATTTAAAAGGAGACATCGAACTGGCTCCAGAGCCATGCCGTGCAACGGAGTTCTTTGCGGCAGCAGCTCATTACGACATTGATTTTGCCGATGTGAAAGGCCAGACGGATGCCAAGCATGCCATTGAGGTGGCGGTGGCAGGCGGACATAACATCCTGATGGTTGGCCCGCCCGGAACTGGCAAGTCCATGATCGCCAAGCGGGTGGGCACCATCATGCCTAGCATGACGGAAGAAGAGGCCATCGAGACGACCAAGATCCATAGTGTGGGTGGTCTGCTAAACGAGCACCAAGCCTTTGTCGCGACAAGACCGTTTCGATCCCCCCATCATACCATCAGCGATGCAGGCCTGCTGGGCGGAGGGACCAATCCTGGACCGGGAGAAGTGAGCCTTTCACACAATGGAGTTTTGTTTCTGGATGAGCTGCCAGAATTCCGCCGAAGTACGCTGGAGGTGATGCGCCAGCCGCTTGAGGATGGCAAGGTGACTATCTCGCGTGCTGTCGGGACAGTGACCTTTCCCTCCAGCTTTATGTTGGTAGCGGCGATGAATCCCTGTCAGTGCGGTTTCTACGGGGATGCTCGCCGGAGTTGCCGGTGCAGTTCCGTGATGGTGCAAAAGTATCGCCAGCGCATTAGTGGGCCTCTACTGGACCGTATCGACCTGCATGTGGAGGTGCCGCTGGTGGACTTCAAGGCACTGACTAAGGCGGAGCCGGGTGAATCCTCCGCCAATATTCGCATACGAGTAGAACAGGCGCGGGCCATCCAGGCGGCAAGGTTCAAAGGATTAAAGGGTATACATACCAACAGCGGGATGAACTCGCGCCTGATTAAGAAACACTGTGAACTGGATACTGAAGGCAGTGCTTTCTTGGAACATAACATGAGCGAAATGCACTTCAGTGCCCGAGCGCATGACCGAATATTAAAAGTAGCGAGAACTCTCGCGGATCTTAAAGGCTTGGAACAAATTGACAGTGATAGTGTGCTGGAGGCAGTGAACTATCGCACGTTGGATAGAAATTTGTGGACGTAA